In Deinococcus puniceus, one genomic interval encodes:
- a CDS encoding YpdA family putative bacillithiol disulfide reductase — protein sequence MIDVAIVGAGPVGLAAAIACKRAGLSYVVLEKGCVVNAIFEYPTYMTFFTTAPELEIGNHPMVTGHDKPDRRDALMYYRLVTQREELNVEQYTTVTEIHAAPAGFTLEIEARDGTPGVVEARRVIVATGYYDNPLHLGIPGEDGDNVSHYYTEAHPFMGLNVTVIGAGNSAADAALDLWRGGAKVTMVVRAPELKSTIKYWVRPDLENRIKEGSIAAHFNSRVTEILPDMARIERADGSTFDLPTHFTFALTGYRPDLSFLDGLNLAQQPDECLVLSESYESSVPGLFVVGSAGFAGKTNQVFIENGRHHAIAAVAEIGRQLEHSALIGR from the coding sequence ATGATTGATGTGGCAATCGTGGGCGCTGGCCCGGTGGGACTCGCGGCGGCTATCGCCTGCAAACGGGCGGGCCTGAGTTACGTGGTGCTGGAGAAAGGCTGTGTGGTCAACGCCATTTTCGAATACCCCACCTATATGACGTTTTTTACCACTGCCCCCGAACTGGAAATCGGCAACCATCCGATGGTGACGGGTCATGACAAGCCGGATCGCCGCGACGCGCTGATGTATTACCGCCTCGTGACGCAGCGCGAAGAATTGAACGTGGAACAGTACACCACTGTGACCGAGATTCACGCGGCTCCGGCGGGCTTCACGCTGGAAATAGAGGCGCGGGACGGCACCCCCGGCGTGGTGGAAGCGCGGCGCGTGATCGTGGCCACAGGCTACTACGACAATCCCCTGCACCTCGGCATTCCCGGCGAGGACGGCGACAACGTCTCGCACTACTACACCGAGGCGCACCCGTTTATGGGCCTGAACGTGACCGTGATCGGGGCGGGCAACAGCGCCGCCGACGCCGCCCTTGACCTGTGGCGCGGTGGGGCCAAGGTGACGATGGTGGTGCGTGCGCCCGAACTCAAATCCACCATCAAATACTGGGTGCGCCCTGATTTGGAAAACCGGATTAAAGAAGGCAGCATCGCCGCGCACTTCAATTCGCGGGTCACGGAAATCCTGCCCGACATGGCGCGAATCGAGCGGGCCGACGGCAGCACCTTCGATCTACCCACGCACTTCACCTTTGCCCTGACCGGCTACCGCCCTGATCTCAGCTTCCTAGACGGTCTGAATTTGGCGCAGCAGCCGGACGAATGCTTGGTTCTCAGCGAGAGTTATGAAAGCAGCGTGCCGGGTCTGTTCGTGGTGGGCAGCGCGGGATTCGCGGGCAAGACCAATCAGGTCTTCATCGAAAATGGGCGGCATCACGCCATCGCAGCGGTAGCCGAAATCGGGCGGCAACTGGAACACTCGGCGCTGATAGGCCGCTGA
- the pyk gene encoding pyruvate kinase, whose translation MKHFDRATKIVATIGPASRSPEVLGRMIDAGLNVVRMNFSHGDPDDHRQTFEMVRKLAAEKEVSIGILQDLQGPKIRVARFAEGAVTLVKGQKFIITMDDDVEGNAERVGTTYKGLAQDVHPGMALLLDDGNMALRVDGVRGNDVQTTVVVGGVLKNNKGINVPEADLSVPALSDKDVQDMEFGAQLGVDWVALSFVRSRDDLLLARHYLSRFGSRAKLMAKIEKPQAVDRFEDILKEVDGIMVARGDLGVEMRAEQVPTIQKRIIRMCREAGKPVITATQMLESMISLPRPTRAEASDVANAIYDGTDAVMLSAESAAGQYPVESVAMMDRIAREAEGSEHYQMLQRQLVVDTELAQDSIAYAACTIGEKLDSPAIVTFTSTGGAAARIAKNRPPLAILALTPNIQTRDQLALSWGVVPMLSEDPRDTDDMVRIANDELKKSGLADVGDRYVITAGVPFGVRGTTNMLRVERLREEDMSDRV comes from the coding sequence ATGAAGCATTTTGACCGCGCTACCAAAATTGTTGCCACCATCGGCCCCGCCAGCCGCAGCCCCGAGGTCTTGGGTCGCATGATCGACGCGGGCCTGAACGTGGTTCGTATGAATTTCAGTCACGGCGATCCCGATGACCACCGCCAGACTTTCGAGATGGTTCGTAAGTTGGCCGCCGAAAAAGAAGTGAGCATCGGTATCTTGCAAGATTTGCAGGGGCCGAAGATTCGCGTGGCCCGTTTTGCGGAAGGTGCGGTCACGCTGGTCAAGGGCCAGAAATTCATCATCACGATGGATGACGATGTGGAAGGCAACGCCGAGCGCGTGGGCACCACCTACAAGGGCTTGGCCCAGGACGTGCACCCCGGTATGGCCCTGCTGCTCGACGACGGCAACATGGCCCTGCGTGTGGACGGCGTGCGTGGCAACGATGTGCAAACTACGGTGGTCGTGGGCGGCGTCCTGAAAAACAACAAGGGCATCAACGTGCCTGAAGCCGACCTGTCTGTGCCCGCTCTGTCTGATAAAGACGTGCAGGACATGGAATTTGGCGCACAACTCGGCGTAGATTGGGTAGCCCTCTCCTTCGTTCGCAGCCGCGACGATCTGCTCTTGGCCCGCCACTACCTGTCACGCTTTGGCAGCCGCGCCAAGCTGATGGCCAAAATCGAGAAGCCGCAAGCCGTAGACCGCTTCGAGGACATCCTCAAAGAGGTGGACGGCATCATGGTGGCACGCGGCGATCTGGGCGTAGAAATGCGTGCAGAACAGGTGCCCACCATCCAGAAGCGCATTATCCGGATGTGCCGTGAAGCAGGCAAGCCCGTGATTACGGCCACCCAAATGCTGGAAAGCATGATCAGCCTGCCGCGCCCCACCCGCGCCGAGGCGTCGGACGTGGCCAACGCCATCTACGACGGCACCGACGCCGTGATGCTGTCGGCAGAGTCGGCGGCGGGGCAGTATCCGGTGGAGTCGGTAGCGATGATGGACAGAATCGCCCGTGAAGCCGAAGGCAGCGAGCATTACCAGATGTTGCAGCGTCAATTGGTGGTCGACACCGAACTGGCGCAGGATTCTATCGCTTACGCGGCCTGTACCATCGGTGAGAAGCTGGACTCGCCCGCCATCGTGACCTTTACCAGCACGGGCGGCGCGGCGGCCCGCATTGCCAAGAACCGGCCCCCACTGGCGATTCTGGCCCTCACGCCCAACATCCAGACGCGTGACCAGTTGGCGCTGTCTTGGGGCGTCGTGCCTATGCTCAGCGAAGACCCCCGCGACACCGACGACATGGTTCGCATTGCCAATGACGAACTAAAAAAGAGCGGGCTGGCCGATGTGGGAGACCGCTACGTGATCACGGCGGGCGTGCCCTTCGGCGTGCGCGGCACCACCAACATGCTGCGCGTTGAGCGGTTGCGCGAAGAGGACATGAGCGACAGGGTCTAA
- the truA gene encoding tRNA pseudouridine(38-40) synthase TruA, whose amino-acid sequence MSADAVLPDAPLFAPPAGFIRLRLTVAYHGAEFAGWQSQPQTRTVQDTLHEAFARLGAGESARPVAAGRTDAGVHADAMPVHIDVPDSFRLAPQRLARALNAHLPSDLAVLDAAPAPANFHARFRCTGRAYIYRLWTAPQRHPMWADRALHVSAPLNAEAMNAAAAALIGTHDFAAFATREDRHTVRELRELEVRRTSELWEIHVQGESFLRHMVRGLVGTLLLAGQGQLSPAQTADILSGGERARAGANVPAHGLTFSGAEYGKVVYRSQSTSLFSSF is encoded by the coding sequence GTGTCCGCCGATGCTGTCTTGCCCGACGCCCCCCTGTTTGCCCCGCCCGCCGGATTCATCCGTCTGCGCCTCACGGTGGCCTATCACGGCGCAGAGTTCGCGGGTTGGCAGTCTCAGCCCCAGACCCGCACGGTGCAGGACACCTTGCACGAGGCTTTTGCGCGGCTGGGCGCGGGCGAGTCGGCGCGTCCGGTGGCGGCGGGGCGCACCGATGCCGGGGTTCATGCCGACGCCATGCCCGTGCATATAGACGTGCCAGACAGCTTTCGCCTTGCCCCGCAACGATTGGCCCGCGCGCTGAATGCCCACCTTCCCTCTGATCTGGCCGTGCTGGACGCCGCACCTGCTCCGGCCAACTTTCATGCCCGCTTTCGCTGCACGGGCCGCGCCTACATTTACCGCCTCTGGACGGCCCCGCAACGCCACCCGATGTGGGCAGACCGCGCCCTGCACGTGTCCGCGCCACTGAACGCAGAAGCCATGAACGCCGCCGCCGCCGCCCTGATCGGCACCCACGATTTTGCCGCCTTCGCCACCCGTGAAGACCGCCATACCGTGCGCGAACTGCGAGAGTTGGAAGTCAGGAGAACAAGTGAGCTTTGGGAAATACACGTACAGGGCGAAAGTTTTCTGCGCCATATGGTGCGCGGTTTGGTGGGCACGCTGCTGCTGGCGGGACAAGGCCAACTCAGTCCTGCCCAAACCGCCGACATTCTTAGCGGCGGCGAACGCGCCCGCGCAGGCGCAAACGTGCCCGCACACGGCCTGACCTTCAGCGGGGCAGAGTACGGGAAAGTAGTGTATAGGAGCCAGTCAACCAGTCTTTTTAGCAGTTTTTAG
- a CDS encoding GNAT family N-acetyltransferase, giving the protein MSESHGLPSHTPFTLRPFQNADAEAVAQLVTDSVRGHWSYNAEQFQEDVQPDRLRWVAEQGGRVVAMARLAPFGSGAPDALRLDLAGDGAAFTPLYLALLGRLPAGFTRLLGVTREDWPEQMGFFGAAGFRNAWQSWGAHLDLAGFEFLPYQPLEERLFLDGYEVERLEQDAEDSDWAALHTLYEQGSADAPRNPTTTPDVLNAAELRDMVRREEVAFVVRWRGQIVASTRLTPRGTEVETEHTVTHAAHRSRGLATLVKARALAWAKAEGFLAAGTGGTVLNLPMLRVNARLGYVPEPMWVTWERGLVGLV; this is encoded by the coding sequence ATGTCGGAATCACACGGCTTGCCCTCCCACACGCCATTCACACTACGCCCCTTCCAGAATGCCGATGCCGAGGCGGTGGCTCAACTCGTGACGGACAGTGTGCGCGGGCATTGGAGCTACAACGCCGAACAGTTTCAGGAAGACGTGCAGCCAGACCGTTTGCGGTGGGTGGCCGAGCAGGGGGGGCGCGTGGTGGCAATGGCCCGCCTCGCCCCGTTCGGTTCCGGTGCGCCCGACGCCCTGCGCCTAGATTTGGCAGGTGACGGCGCGGCATTCACGCCGCTGTATCTGGCCTTGCTGGGCCGCCTGCCCGCCGGATTCACGCGCCTGCTGGGCGTGACCCGCGAAGATTGGCCCGAACAAATGGGCTTTTTTGGGGCGGCAGGATTCCGCAACGCTTGGCAATCGTGGGGCGCACATCTGGACTTGGCAGGTTTTGAATTTCTCCCCTATCAGCCGCTAGAGGAACGCCTGTTTTTGGACGGCTACGAGGTGGAACGCTTGGAGCAAGATGCAGAGGACTCCGACTGGGCCGCACTGCATACTCTCTATGAACAGGGCAGCGCCGACGCCCCGCGTAACCCCACCACTACGCCGGACGTACTGAACGCCGCCGAACTGCGCGACATGGTGCGCCGTGAAGAAGTGGCCTTCGTGGTGCGTTGGCGTGGGCAAATTGTGGCCAGCACCCGCCTAACGCCACGCGGTACGGAGGTAGAAACTGAACACACCGTCACTCATGCTGCCCACCGTTCACGCGGCCTCGCCACCTTGGTCAAGGCCCGCGCCCTCGCTTGGGCCAAAGCCGAGGGGTTTTTGGCGGCTGGCACGGGGGGCACAGTGCTGAACCTGCCCATGTTGCGCGTCAATGCCCGCCTCGGCTACGTGCCGGAACCGATGTGGGTGACTTGGGAGCGGGGATTAGTGGGGCTGGTCTAA
- a CDS encoding LysM peptidoglycan-binding domain-containing M23 family metallopeptidase, producing MSLLNQVSRALCLPIVAALMLGSASSAATYRIKPGDTLSGIAVRAGVTVAQLRAANPALRDANSVQAGRVLTLPGRVLPATRYRVKAGENLTVIAQRVGLTLTQLVRANPKYAGGKPVWVGAIIQIPARTVAARTGTAATVRPAAIRVNPVSPASSGAWLWPVAGYRTVSSDYGSRVLDGVREMHYGIDIVAPTGTLVRAARSGRVLESRPDFDRGWGWTVVLEHPDGWITRYAHLSANLARQGEVVTRGQPIGRVGNTGRSTGPHLHFGTYLRWSPRDPLSLY from the coding sequence GTGAGCCTTCTCAACCAAGTTTCGCGGGCACTTTGTCTGCCCATCGTGGCCGCGCTGATGCTGGGAAGCGCGTCGTCGGCTGCCACCTACCGTATCAAGCCGGGCGATACGCTGTCGGGCATCGCGGTGCGGGCGGGCGTGACGGTGGCGCAGTTGCGGGCGGCCAACCCAGCCCTGCGCGACGCCAATTCGGTGCAGGCGGGCCGGGTGCTGACCCTGCCGGGGCGCGTGCTGCCTGCCACCCGATACCGCGTCAAGGCGGGCGAGAATCTGACGGTCATTGCCCAGCGGGTAGGCCTGACCCTGACACAGTTGGTGCGGGCCAATCCCAAATATGCAGGCGGAAAACCTGTGTGGGTGGGCGCGATTATTCAGATTCCGGCCCGCACGGTGGCCGCACGCACGGGCACGGCTGCCACGGTGCGCCCCGCCGCCATCCGGGTCAATCCTGTGTCTCCGGCGTCATCGGGTGCGTGGCTGTGGCCGGTGGCCGGATACCGCACCGTCAGCAGCGATTACGGTTCCCGCGTGCTGGACGGCGTGCGCGAGATGCACTACGGCATAGACATCGTGGCCCCCACCGGAACGCTGGTGCGGGCGGCCCGCAGCGGACGGGTGCTGGAATCCCGGCCCGATTTTGACCGGGGCTGGGGCTGGACAGTGGTGCTGGAGCATCCGGACGGCTGGATCACCCGCTACGCCCACCTGAGCGCCAATCTGGCCAGACAGGGTGAAGTGGTGACTCGGGGGCAGCCGATTGGCCGGGTAGGCAACACAGGCCGCTCCACAGGGCCGCACCTGCACTTCGGAACCTACTTGCGCTGGAGTCCACGCGATCCCCTGAGTCTGTACTGA
- the fumC gene encoding class II fumarate hydratase: protein MTDTRQPATRTESDTMGKLEVASDRYWGAQTERSIHNFPIGRDTFVWGRPVIQALGILKKGAAQANADLGELPQDVADLIVRAADEVIAGTLDSHFPLVVFQTGSGTQSNMNANEVISNRAIELAGGVLGSKAPVHPNDHVNRGQSSNDTFPTAMHIAVVLELNHRLYGSVGKLRDTLHAKAEQHAGLVKVGRTHLQDATPITLGQEIGGWVAQLDYALAEVKHAEAGLYDLAIGGTAVGTGLNAHPKFGDLAAQKYEAETGFPFRSAENKFAALSAHDALVQTSAALRTLAGALMKMANDVRWLASGPRNGIGEIVIPENEPGSSIMPGKVNPTQSEALTMVATRVFGNDATVAFAGSQGNFQLNVFKPVMVHAVLESIRLISDASLAFNDNCAVGIEPNLAKIEENLSINLMQVTALNKHIGYDKAAAIAKKAHKEGSSLREAALALGYVTDEEFTAWVIPLEMTHN from the coding sequence ATGACCGATACCCGCCAACCTGCAACCCGCACCGAGTCCGATACGATGGGCAAGCTGGAAGTCGCCTCTGACCGGTATTGGGGCGCACAGACCGAGCGCAGCATTCACAATTTCCCGATTGGGCGCGATACCTTCGTGTGGGGCCGCCCCGTTATTCAAGCACTTGGGATTTTGAAAAAGGGCGCGGCGCAGGCCAATGCCGACCTAGGCGAATTGCCGCAGGATGTGGCTGACCTGATCGTGCGGGCCGCCGACGAAGTGATCGCGGGCACGCTGGACAGCCATTTTCCGCTGGTGGTGTTTCAGACCGGAAGCGGCACGCAGAGCAACATGAACGCCAACGAAGTGATTTCCAACCGCGCCATAGAACTGGCGGGCGGCGTGCTGGGCAGCAAAGCGCCCGTGCATCCCAACGACCACGTGAACCGGGGCCAGAGCAGCAACGACACGTTTCCGACTGCCATGCATATTGCCGTGGTGCTGGAATTGAACCACCGCCTGTACGGCAGCGTGGGTAAATTGCGCGACACCTTGCACGCCAAAGCCGAGCAGCACGCCGGACTGGTGAAAGTGGGGCGAACGCACCTGCAAGACGCCACGCCCATCACGCTGGGTCAAGAAATCGGCGGCTGGGTGGCGCAACTGGACTACGCCCTAGCCGAAGTGAAGCACGCCGAAGCGGGATTGTATGACCTCGCCATCGGCGGCACGGCAGTCGGCACGGGCCTGAACGCACACCCCAAATTCGGTGATCTGGCGGCGCAAAAGTACGAGGCTGAAACGGGCTTTCCCTTCCGCTCGGCAGAAAACAAATTCGCGGCCCTGAGCGCCCACGACGCATTGGTGCAGACCTCGGCAGCCTTGCGGACGCTAGCAGGCGCACTGATGAAAATGGCGAACGACGTGCGCTGGCTCGCCAGTGGCCCCCGCAACGGCATCGGTGAGATCGTGATTCCCGAAAATGAACCCGGCTCCAGCATCATGCCGGGTAAGGTGAACCCCACCCAGAGCGAGGCGCTGACGATGGTGGCGACCCGCGTGTTCGGTAACGACGCCACCGTTGCTTTCGCGGGCAGTCAGGGTAACTTCCAGCTGAATGTGTTCAAGCCCGTGATGGTTCACGCCGTGCTGGAAAGCATTCGCCTGATTTCGGATGCCAGTCTCGCCTTCAACGACAACTGCGCGGTGGGCATAGAGCCCAACCTTGCCAAAATCGAGGAGAACCTCAGCATCAACCTGATGCAGGTGACGGCGCTGAACAAGCACATCGGGTACGACAAGGCCGCCGCCATTGCCAAAAAAGCGCATAAGGAAGGCAGCAGCCTGCGCGAAGCAGCGTTGGCCTTAGGCTACGTCACCGACGAAGAATTTACAGCGTGGGTGATCCCGCTGGAGATGACGCACAACTGA
- the eno gene encoding phosphopyruvate hydratase: MNIEKVMAREVLDSRGNPTVEAEVHLDSGYVGRAIVPSGASTGTHEALELRDGGSRYGGKGVQKAVQNVNEALGPVVVGLDASDQAAIDAAMLDLDGTPNKGRLGGNAVLAVSLATARAAAAELDIPLYRYLGGSNAKTLPVPMMNLINGGAHADNSVDFQEFMVMPVGAPSFREALRYGTETFHSLKKVLSARGYNTNVGDEGGFAPDLKSNEEALSVLLEAIEKAGYEPGKDIVIALDPAVTELYKDGNYHLESEGRVLSTAEMVDFWADWAARYPILSIEDGLAEDDWDGWRLLTQKIGDKVQLVGDDLFVTNPERLQRGIDTGVGNAILVKVNQIGSLTESMDAIELAKRNRYGTIISHRSGESEDAFIADLAVATNAGQIKTGSASRSDRIAKYNQLLRIEDGLGDRAVFLGRKALR, from the coding sequence ATGAACATCGAAAAAGTGATGGCCCGTGAAGTGCTGGATTCGCGTGGGAACCCCACCGTAGAAGCCGAAGTTCATCTCGACAGCGGGTATGTGGGCCGCGCCATCGTGCCCAGCGGAGCCAGCACCGGCACGCATGAGGCGCTCGAACTCCGCGACGGCGGCAGCCGCTACGGGGGCAAAGGCGTACAAAAAGCCGTGCAGAACGTGAACGAGGCTCTGGGGCCAGTCGTTGTAGGCCTCGACGCCAGCGATCAGGCCGCCATCGACGCCGCCATGCTCGACCTCGACGGCACGCCTAACAAGGGCCGCTTGGGGGGCAACGCGGTGTTGGCCGTCAGCCTCGCCACCGCCCGCGCCGCCGCCGCCGAACTTGATATTCCGCTGTACCGCTACCTCGGCGGCAGCAACGCCAAGACGCTGCCTGTGCCCATGATGAACCTGATCAACGGCGGTGCACACGCCGACAACTCCGTGGATTTTCAGGAATTCATGGTCATGCCTGTGGGTGCGCCGTCCTTCCGTGAGGCGCTGCGCTACGGCACGGAAACCTTCCACTCGCTGAAGAAAGTGCTGAGCGCACGCGGCTACAACACCAACGTCGGCGATGAGGGCGGCTTTGCCCCCGACCTCAAGAGCAACGAAGAAGCCCTCAGCGTGCTCCTCGAAGCCATCGAGAAGGCGGGCTACGAACCCGGCAAAGACATCGTCATCGCGCTCGATCCTGCCGTGACCGAGTTGTACAAAGACGGCAATTACCACCTCGAAAGTGAAGGCCGCGTGCTGTCTACCGCCGAAATGGTGGATTTCTGGGCCGATTGGGCCGCCCGCTACCCCATTTTGTCTATCGAAGACGGCCTCGCCGAAGACGATTGGGATGGCTGGCGCTTGCTGACCCAGAAGATCGGCGACAAGGTGCAACTCGTGGGCGACGACCTGTTCGTGACCAACCCCGAACGCCTCCAGCGCGGCATCGATACGGGTGTAGGCAACGCCATTCTGGTGAAAGTGAACCAGATCGGCAGCCTGACCGAGTCCATGGACGCCATCGAACTTGCCAAGCGCAACCGCTACGGCACCATCATCAGCCACCGCAGCGGCGAATCCGAAGACGCGTTTATCGCTGATTTGGCGGTCGCCACCAACGCCGGACAGATCAAGACCGGGAGCGCCAGCCGCTCTGACCGCATCGCCAAATACAACCAACTGCTGCGTATCGAAGACGGTTTGGGTGACCGCGCCGTGTTCCTCGGGCGCAAAGCCCTGCGCTAA
- a CDS encoding antibiotic biosynthesis monooxygenase family protein — MPAAQSVATPPVQVQYVEARDNGDGLTSAALSAHLNLLQTQPGFVGAELLVSPAQPGLLLIASRWACPAPQLALPAGAKSWVFEVQESRGAVSGEWEGRGGR; from the coding sequence ATGCCTGCCGCCCAGTCCGTTGCCACTCCGCCCGTTCAGGTGCAGTACGTGGAGGCCCGCGACAACGGCGACGGCCTGACCAGTGCCGCCCTCAGCGCCCACCTGAACCTGTTGCAGACCCAGCCCGGTTTCGTGGGGGCCGAATTGCTGGTGAGTCCCGCCCAACCGGGATTGCTGCTGATCGCCAGCCGGTGGGCCTGCCCCGCGCCCCAGCTCGCGCTGCCTGCCGGGGCCAAATCGTGGGTCTTCGAGGTGCAGGAATCGCGGGGTGCTGTGAGTGGTGAATGGGAAGGGCGTGGTGGCCGGTAG
- the tyrS gene encoding tyrosine--tRNA ligase: protein MTDIQRNLPVDEQLALLKRGVVDLVSEDDLRRKLTQAQAEGRPLRVKLGADPTRPDLHLGHAVILRKMRQFQDLGHKVIMLIGDFTAMIGDPSGKSKTRPPLTLEETRANAGSYLEQCKLILRDDPEVLEIRYNGEWLEPMGYADVIRLASRYTVARILERDDFTKRLNSGTPIQMHELLYPLTQGYDSVALVADVELGGTDQLFNNLVGRALQRDYAQEPQVVMTLPLLVGLDGTEKMSKSLDNYIGLTDEAHRMFAKLMKVPDPLLNNYFTLLTDLSAERVAELLAGHPVAAHRELAREVVASLHPGADLEAAEERFKSVAKGGIPENIPTVPIPATERNAEGRYSLARLVVLAGLEPSNGAARKLIGNRGLKLNGETVAEAQASIELPEGGAVIQKGKDRFARVIAET, encoded by the coding sequence ATGACCGACATTCAAAGAAACTTGCCCGTAGACGAACAACTTGCCCTGCTGAAACGCGGCGTCGTCGACCTCGTTTCGGAAGACGATTTGCGGCGCAAGCTGACGCAGGCGCAGGCAGAAGGCCGCCCGTTGCGCGTCAAACTAGGGGCCGATCCGACTCGCCCCGATCTGCATTTGGGCCATGCCGTCATTCTCCGCAAAATGCGCCAGTTTCAGGATTTGGGCCACAAAGTCATCATGCTGATCGGTGATTTTACGGCCATGATCGGTGATCCCAGCGGCAAATCCAAGACCCGCCCGCCGCTGACGCTGGAGGAAACCCGCGCCAACGCAGGGAGTTACCTAGAGCAGTGCAAGCTGATTCTGCGCGACGATCCAGAGGTACTGGAAATCCGCTACAACGGCGAGTGGCTGGAGCCGATGGGCTACGCCGACGTGATCCGGCTCGCCAGCCGCTACACCGTGGCCCGCATTCTGGAGCGCGACGACTTCACCAAGCGCCTCAATTCCGGCACGCCCATTCAGATGCACGAACTCTTGTACCCGCTGACGCAGGGCTACGATTCGGTGGCGCTGGTGGCTGACGTGGAATTGGGAGGCACCGATCAATTGTTCAATAACCTCGTGGGCCGCGCCCTGCAACGCGATTACGCGCAGGAACCGCAAGTCGTGATGACGCTGCCACTGCTGGTGGGGCTGGACGGCACCGAAAAAATGTCGAAGAGTCTGGACAATTACATCGGCCTGACCGACGAAGCGCACCGGATGTTCGCCAAACTGATGAAAGTGCCTGATCCGCTGCTGAACAACTACTTCACGCTGCTGACGGATTTGAGCGCCGAACGCGTAGCGGAGTTGCTGGCGGGGCATCCGGTAGCCGCACACCGCGAACTCGCCCGCGAAGTAGTGGCGTCGCTGCACCCCGGCGCAGACCTAGAGGCCGCCGAAGAACGGTTTAAATCCGTTGCCAAAGGCGGCATTCCTGAAAACATTCCCACTGTGCCCATTCCCGCCACCGAGCGCAACGCCGAAGGACGCTACAGCCTCGCCCGTTTGGTGGTGCTGGCCGGACTGGAACCCAGCAACGGCGCGGCCCGCAAACTGATTGGGAACCGGGGCCTCAAGCTGAACGGCGAAACGGTGGCCGAAGCGCAGGCCAGCATCGAGCTTCCGGAGGGCGGCGCGGTTATCCAGAAGGGCAAAGACCGCTTTGCGAGGGTCATTGCTGAGACTTAG